The Pristiophorus japonicus isolate sPriJap1 chromosome 13, sPriJap1.hap1, whole genome shotgun sequence genome contains the following window.
CATCCAAAGGACCTTCCTCACATCCTTCATAGATTCATCCTGCATTTATTTCCAGTCGCATATCCCAAGAAACTGTCTCTCGTGACCAGTTTTACGATGATCATTTGTCTGGACTTTCACCTAAAATTTTGAATAATTCAGTTCAGAAAAGCACCAATACAAATTGAAACATGAACTAGTCAAGAATTTTATCATTTTGGGTTAATTTCTTAACAGCACTTTGGATTCTCTGTTCTAAAAAAAAGTTGGTGTCATATACCATATATGGCTTGAGAGTTCACCATTATGAGCCCATTGCCTGTTGGCCACAGCTGCATATTGATGAAAGCAGTCCTTTGAGGATGGGAGAAGTTACCACTAGAAGCTGTCTTATTTAGGTTGAGCCTGTCTCAGATGTGCTACAATGTCTACAAACAGCCTGGGAGATCAGTGGCGACAGATGAGGTTACAGCGGAAGCACCATTCGATTAATAGCGCTGAGTGATCTCGGATTCTGATGCCAACAAAATCAATGTTCAAGGACAGCGTAAATCAGATTTAGGTGTTTTGGATGTTGGCATCAGAGGTGTCTAGTTTCCAACAGAAGCAATTAGAGGGCTGGATATGTGGTACAACGGATTCCCTTCATTGCATCTACTTTAGTTGGAATCAGATATTTAAAAAAGACTAAAAAGTCACAGAATAGAAAAATCAAAACAGAAAGACGGAAAGACAAGTCTCCGAGCCAATCAGAAACCAGCTTATACATTACAGGACCTATTAGTATATAAGATGACATTTTATATTTTTATATTATAGTCAGACATGGATTAATATGAAATGGGACAGAACAGGATTTAATTGAAGAGGTGATTTGCTGAAATTGTACACGTTTCCCCTCAAATACGAGCTAATTAAATTTACAAAATCTAATAACAATTTATAGAGATTAGAATAGTAAGTAAATAATTTATTAAGGAACAATAAATTGGAATTATAGTTTCCTAGTTCCTCACAATTTAATGAAAAGTTTTGAAGATATCAGtaattaatttatttttaatgTTAATTACATGGGCTGGTTCTAGTGAAACTCAAGATGTTTGTCTTTATTAATTTTACAAAATCATAGGGAAATTTACAAACGTATTGTTGTTAGGGAAGCAAATATAAGCCATCTTGTGCCAACAATGTCCAACACACAGTAATGAATTAAATGATCGATTCTTTGGGGCATTGGTTCAGGGAGGAATATTCCCCAAGATACTGGAAGAACTCTCTGCTCTTCGaaaaatgccatgggatttttaccaTCTTCCTAGACACGCAGATGTGACCTTTAACTTTACTGTCTAATCCAAGTGAACACATATGCTGAGATTGACTCCATGATATTGGTGTTTGCCGTTACCTGGATAATGTGAGAAACATATGACACATCTGTACTAAATTTAAGCCCTGCCTAAAGCACTTGTGTCAGATATTTTGAATGCATTTGATACCACATCCGCATAATTTATCCAACCAAGAGAAGCAGCATCAACTTTCCAAAATCCATTCAATTTCCAGAATTACCTAAATCAACGCCTCCAAACAGCCTCTTTTAGTTAACTGCTACACGTTTACTCTAAATTGTTATTCTTACaatggacttttttgaggatattATGGAATGTAGTGATAAGGGAAATGCAGCTCATGTGCATTTGTTAAGGTGTCACATAAGAAGGTTTACTGGTAACATAACGGCATATAGTGTTAAAACAGTGTGGATATGAAGTTGGTTGATGAACAGGGAAGAGATTAATGGATGTTTTCAGACTGGAGAGATGTAAACAGTTGAGTcccccaggctcgaggggccaaatggcctactcctgctcctatttcttatgttcttatgtcagtgttgggaccattgctcttctcAATATATACATCTAAAATGGTCTTCACTTGAGTATGGGGACACAATATcagaatttgaagatgacacaaatatAGGGAGCATGGTTAATTGTGAAGGGACTATTTGGGACTTCAGGAGGAGACAAAGTCGATTGGGTAGATTGATGGCAGaggaaatttaatacagaaaataAATATATTTGTGCCGCACATGTTATACATGCAGAAAACTAGCGCCTGGGCACCCAATATGGCAGGCGGTGTGCTCGCTCACCCGTGCTGGAAGTtccctgcctgccatattggttcCTGTATAGATGTCCAGGGTCCACAGGCTCTTTGCTTATTCCAATAATTTGAGGCCTCCTTTCAAAAATGTGTTTGTGACTGACTGCAGAATGCTGCATGTATGCTGCAGTCAGTATTGTCGGCTGCTTCGCAGCCAAACCAGCTGGAGGCTGCCTCACTAAAGGTAAGTTTTTACATTTTCAGTTACCGTATTGTGCTGATGGAAGGTGCAGAAGTGCTTCTCCCGTCTCGATATTAAAGGCTGCCAGCCTTCGCTCCACCCCGCCACTTCCCGATTGTCCCTTCCCCCTGGACTCTGCTTACTGCCTCGGCCAGCATCCGAGCCGGCCGATCTTCGTTGTGCCTGGGAGCGGCGAGTTACCTGTGTGGTCCGGGACTCGCAGCTCGCCGATAGTAAACAAACAAGGCAGGCCGGAACAATTTTGCTTGGTTCCCCATGGGCCTCATTAGGTGCATGTAGTTTACTCTGCATTGGGATGACGCCCCGATTCAGGCACTATTGAATTTCTACACCAACGTGCTTTAGGAGGCAGACATATACACTAAATCGTAAAACTTTTAAAGGaacagaggagcagagagattgagTGGTTTAGATACTCAACTCTTTAAAAGGGAGGGCAAGCTGATAAAGCTGCAAACAACACAGGAAATTCTACGTTTTAGAAATCGGGGCATTCCATACAAAAGCAAGCAAGGAAGTAATGCTAAGACTATACAAACTATATAGGCTAGAGTTCGAATGTTATGCGCAATTTTGGGTGGCCTACTTCAGAAACAAAGTCAAGGTCATGGAGAGGATGTGGAAGAGTCACAAACTTTAGTTATAAGGAGAGACATGAGAAACGgaggctcttttcattagaacagtgAAGGGTAAGAGGAGAtcggatagagctgttcaaaattataAGGTAAATAGGAAAAAGTATTTTCACTGGTCAGCGAATCAGTAACTAAAGGACATGCATTTAATAGAATCACCCTCAAAAGAAGTGCACACAGTGACAATGGGTCATAGAATTTTACATTATGGAAAGCGACGATTAAGGAGGGATTAGAAGATTTATTTTTACAGAATTATTAGGATAGGGAATGGCCCGCCAGAAACCGTGGTGGAAGCGGATCCATAatggatttttaaaaggaaaatggATGAATATTTGAAAAAGAAGAAATGAAAAGGGTTAGGAAAAGGGCAGGGGGACGAGAATAAGTGGGTAGGTAGCCCTTTCACAGATCCAGCACATGTATGATGGGCTTAATCGTTGCTTTCCATAATGTAAAATTCTATGACCCATTGTCACTGTGTGCACTTCTTTTGAGGGTGATTTTAACTTTCAGCGATGGTGTAAACACGGTGATGGTGGATGGCTGACCATTACACACGCCGCTCAATTTTCCTTCCAATTGAAGTAAGGAAAATGGGGTTGGGTATAAACAGCAGATACTGGGAGATCAAACCTGGTGGCTTGGTGCACAGCAGAACTCACTCTATAATGTGAGTACACTATCATCCTCCTCACCACTGCATGGACACATAGCAGCACGGGGCGTGCCATATTCTGATCATccaagtccaatatgagaacccgaCTTGTCCGCAATATTTTAATCCATGACCTCGTGCAAAAGACATTTACAAAGAGACACGCGCTCAATGAGATTCATTTCTCCTCCAGGATGCAGAGCGGATTGGTTTAGGCTGGAGCCCTCCCTCCTGGAAACATTTACAGCCCCGCCCTCTTATGCCACAAATCCATCCCAGTTTGGATTTCACACATCTGCCGAAGGAAACGCTTCTGTTGTATATAGGGAAGATCATGAGGAGTCTGTCTGCAATTTGCCGGTGGGTAAAGCTCCCTCCTGGGAGCATGATTTCGTAAAATTGGCTCTTTAATCTGTTAATAAATAAATGTCCTCAATCTGTTTACATTAATATTATTCATGCCGTTCATCATTTTAAGAGGCTGGATGGATCATATTGCCTCTAAATCTTCTGAAAAAATAATTTCAGTTGTGTCAGTGTATTATAGTATGGAGATTTGGGTCTAAGAACAAATTTCATGTTCATTCTGGTGAATATGCCTGAAACTTCATTATATGCATCCCTAAAGCTCGCGAGGTGACTTTTTGTCAGTCTGTTTTTGAAGAATCTTTGCTTAGGGAGAGATCTAAACCGAAATTTGCTTTTAGAGGCTAAAACAAAACCAAGCTTACTGTGAGTGTGATGCCACGTATATTCTGCAAGCTGTCAAACTCCTGGTATTTAAAAGCTGTAAACAGTTCAACATTTAAGGGTTAAGCATTACTACAGTTAAGCTTTCCAAAGGGAGGGGATCGAATTAAACAGTTCTAATGACAGCGGGCTGGGTACACTTTGTCGGGGTCAGAAATACCAGCATTGGATCAGGCAATCGGGCTCTTTTTTACACTATTAGTTTATTTTTGGTACCTATCACATTACTTGTTGCTGTGACACTCCTCGCCGTTCCACACAAGTGCGCTGGAGCCTTTCGATTCTCTAAATCACTGACCCGACAAAACTGTGGAAAGCCCTTCAATCACCATGCTGAGTAAATAACATAACATGCAGTTTGCTTTCTTTTTTACATTCCACCTGCTTGAGTCGTTTGTTCACATCACTCTATTTACAAGTGAGAGAAGGgttggtctctggatcattaaggcTGGAGCTCCGGCTTCTTCCTCAATAATCTCTAATCGCAGGTACCTGGGGCTGTATCTCGGAGCCTTCGCCAGGGAAAGAGGGTAGGGTTAGGAGTAGGGTTAGGGGGTagtgttagggtagggttaggggttaATATTAGGGGGTAGGGTTAGGAGTAGGGGGTAGTTTTCGGGATTAGGGTTTGGGAGTAGTGTTAGGTGTACGGTTCTGGGTTTAATGCTAGGAGGTTGGGTTAGGGGTACGGTTCTGGTTGTAGGGTTAGGGGTACGGTGATGGttgtagggttagggatagggttctggttgtagggttaggggtagggttacgtGCTGCTGCTGGGGGTAGTGTTTGTGTTCTGGGGGTGAGGTTAGGAGGTAGGCTTAGGGGGTAGTGTTATGGGTAGGGTTCGGGGGTAGTGTTAGGGGTAGGGTCCTGGGTGTAGTGTTGGGGGTCGTGTTAGGGAATAGTGTTGGGTGTACGGTTCTGGGTGTAGTGTTAGGAGGTTGGGTTTGGGTTCTGGTTGTTGGGTTAGGAGTCGGGTTACGTGCTGCTGTCGGGGGTAGTGTTTGTGTTCTGGGGGTGAGGTTAGGGGGTAGGGTTCTGGGTTAAGATGAGGAGGTAGGATTAGTGGATAGTGttaagggtagggttagggttatgtgggTAGGGTTAGGGGAGAAGGGGCTGGGAACTGGGCTCCTGATTTCAAACACTTCGACGTCAGCGAGCGCTGCAATAATTATTAGTTGTTGCTCATCCGGGTTCCGTTCCTGTATCCAATGGTTTGATGTATCTTAGTGTCTTCCTCGGAGGTGGGGGCTGgttcttgtttcctctctcctctctcttctctctctcgctttctctcagcGCTCCAGCTTACCGCTGACTGATGTGTTGTTCCTGGATGTGGAAATCAGTGAGCCAACAGCGCTGCTGAATATTTAATGGCTCGGGGATGGACATAGCCCTGGTGAGGTTGGAGGACGGCGGTGCCGCTCTTGGCAACTGTCAAGCAGGCAGCATCTCGGCGCACTTGGGTGTGAGCGCTGCGCCGGGCAAGCGCTGCCTCGACCCCCAGCCGCTTGcagccccctcttcctcctcctcctcctcctcttgctccgccGGCAACATGAACGACATGAACGCGGCGGGGCTGCCCGAGCACCTGCTGAAGGCTGTGGACCAGGGGCCGCCGGTGGACAACCTGCCGCTGCTGGAGATGAACCGCTCGGAGCGGGTGGTCATCAACATCGCCGGCCTCAAGTACGAGACGCAGCTCGGCACGCTGAGCCAGTTCCCCGACAGCCTGCTGGGCGACCCCGAGAAGAGGATGAGGTACTTCGACCCCTTGAAGAACGAGTACTTCTTCGACCGCAACCGTCCGTGCTTCGACGGCATCCTGTACTTCTACCAGTCGGGCGGCCGGATCCGCCGGCCCGTCAATGTCTCCATCGACATGTTCGCCGACGAGATCCGCTTCTACAAGCTGGGACCCGAGGCCATGGAGAGGTTCCGGGAGGACGAGGGCTTCATCAAGGAAGAGGAGAAGCCCATGCCCGAGCAGGAGTTCCAGAAGCAGCTGTGGCTGCTCTTTGAGTACCCCGAGAGCTCCAGCCCGGCCCGGGGCATCGCCATCGTCTCGGTGCTGGTCATCGTCATCTCCATCATCATCTTCTGTCTGGAGACCCTGCCCGAGTTCCGCGACGACCGCTACAGCGCCGTCAACCTGCCGCTCAACGCCACCCAGAACCAGATCAACAGCAGCCTGAGCGACCCCTTCTTCATCATCGAGACCACCTGCGTGGTGTGGTTCACCCTGGAGCTGATGGTGCGCTTCTTCGCCTGCCCCAGCAAGCCGGCCTTCGCCCGCGACATCATGAACATCATCGACATCGTGGCCATCTTCCCCTACTTCATCACCCTGGGCACCGAGCTGGCCGAGCAGCAGTCCAACGGCCAGCAGGCCATGTCGCTGGCCATCCTCAGGGTCATCCGCCTGGTGCGCGTCTTCCGCATCTTCAAGCTGTCGCGCCACTCCAAGGGGTTGCAGATTCTGGGCCAGACCCTCAAGGCCAGCATGCGGGAGCTGGGCCTGCTCATCTTCTTCCTCTTCATCGGGGTCATCCTCTTCTCCAGCGCCGTCTACTTCGCCGAGGCCGACGAGCCCCGCTCGCACTTCTCGAGCATCCCCGACGCCTTCTGGTGGGCGGTGGTCACCATGACCACGGTGGGCTACGGCGACATGAAGCCGGTGACGGTGGGCGGCAAGATCGTGGGCTCGCTGTGCGCCATCGCCGGGGTGCTGACCATCGCCTTGCCCGTGCCCGTCATCGTGTCCAACTTCAACTACTTCTACCACCGGGAGACCGACAACGAGGAGCAGGCTCAGTACCTGAAGGACGACATCGACGACAACCCCTCGGAGGAGCTGAAGAAGAGCAGGACCTCCCTGGGCAAAACCTTCGAGAGCAGCGATGGGGTCAACAACGGCGCGGGGGCACACCTGAAAGCTAACAGCACCCCAGACATCAGGAAGTCCCTGTACGCACTTTGTTTGGACCCAAATACAGAAACGGACCTGTAGCTCGCCCCACAGGGCGTCTGAACATCACAAACTAGACCTATCGGTAGAAGGACATGTTTCCAAAATAAAGACAGATCATTTGTACAAACCGCAAAGGTTAGATTAGTTAGGCGAGAAGAAAACTGCTAATTTTATACATCACTTTATCATACTAAGGAAAATTCCAAGAGGATTGGGTGCACACTTTGGCGCCCTTTCTTAAACtttggtgcggggggaggggggagacaacATCAGTTTTCTCTAGGTGCACATCAATATAGGAGGACAACTAGAGATCCAAGCATTTGCATAGTTATAACAGTTCCGTGTTGTATTTGTTGTGCCTTTAAATAATAGAAAACAAATGTGAAAGTCTTCAAATTCCATAAGTATTTTTTTGAATTGTTATTGTGGAAGAAGAAAGTGTGAAGTAGTTCAGTTTACTTTTGCTGTGAAGAAGAAAGGTCGCGGACTGTTTGGACGTTTGTATTTTTTTTTGGTTCATTTCTTTAAAGTTTTTTGTTTAAAAAATAAATGAAGCAGCAGGTGAATGGAGGGGGCGGACGATGATTTAAACACAGAGGTAGTGCCTGTAATGAAGAGGGTTCGCAACAGCGTTTGTATTATTTGCAGTgtagtcaccttctgagaattaagCAGAGAAAAAAATCCAACAGTTGGTTTTAACAATCCTTTAGTGATGAAGACAAAATAGAGTACATATTTACACAATGTAGCATATCTCTGTTCACAATATATTTTTTCAATGCCTTCATGAAACAAAGCATGAACTGATCATACATGAATTACTGAACAGTATATTTAGATAATTGGAGCTTTTCTTATTTACTTCATATTACTGGAgactgaaagcagcaactccagCTTTTTGTACTGAATTTCCACATTTGGAAAAGTATTAGACTCTTTGCTGCTGGAGTTGTCGAAGCAAATTGTAGAAATGTAAACCCACTTAACGTGCTGCAAACAAGCTACTGTATACAAAGGTCCAAAATAATTTACTTGTCTCCTTTGATCACATTTGTGTAAAGACCTAAGTGAATGCACTGTTTTATATTACTGCTGTACGATAACGATTTTAAAGTCTGTGCATATTTATCCTGAACAGTAAATCTGCAAAACTGGGTTCCTAGAGAACAAATGAAGATTGGGATTAAGTACCAGAAGTTTAACACATGAACTGTGAAGTAATAACAGTTGATACCAGACATGAAATAACAAAACAAAAAATGACCAATACTTTTTTGAACTGGAAGCACATTTTAGATGATCACAAATCATTCTGGATTTGATACTTGCTAAGACTCATCCTTTCTCTTTTGAAAATGCTTAGAGGAAGTGGACTTGTGGATAACCTtataaccatttaaaaaaaaacaaatcttgTGATATGGAAGAATTTTTACCAGATTCTGAACAGATATTGAGAACACCCATGTCTTCAAATGGACAAAACACCAGTCTCTTGTGAGTGGCTCACTGCTGCAGGCGAAGGATCAAAGGTTAGTCttttacctttttttaaaaagaatttGCCTTGCCTTAAATATGTAAATAAACAAATCTGTACAAATTTAAAAGGAGTATTACTGATTCCATTTCAGTGACCATCTTAAAAGTAAACAGTTCTGTTGAGCCGCAGTGCACTGCAAAGTTAAAATATTTCTAAAAGTACATGCTATTTACATCCATGACATGTATGCAGAAACTTTCATTCTAATGCAGCTGTTTTGATTATATTTAATGTGCAGATAATCACTGGGTTTATCGTAAGGATCAACAAAGAGCTATCATGCCGACTCCACTGTGAGCTCATTATAAAAGGAGCTGCTTTACTGGATGACATTACTTTGATTGGCAGGTAGCCCTCTGTTGACAAACAATCTTTGCCTTGGGCCCAAAAACCTTCACTGTTATTTTTCTATTTTGATCGCACAATGTTAAAATAAAAAATGTTCATGTCAAGTTTGTAAATAGTTTACGATCTCTGTGATTCTGATATTTACATTTAAAATTTTCGGCAGCTTTAAGCACATAGAAATTTTACCAAATAACTGGAACTGTCAATTATCATCAGAGAATTTTTTTAAAAGTCTGGGAATGTTTTACAAGCATATACAAACAACACGGATTGAATTGCCACATGGGGGTGATCACACTACCAGAAATAGTGTTCTTATTTAAAATaataaatttcaaatttcaaaatatCCGCCTGATCTGAATCGAGAGTCACCAGCATCAAAACAAACCTCTGTCCCGAGTGCCACTCAGCTTTTCCTAAAGCTATGTGAATAAGGGTGTTTTAGCTCATACTTTATGGGGCTTTCCCTAATATCACCATCTCCTGCACCCCATGGGCCCTTAAGATTAATTCCATTTAGCTCAGTGTAAATCTGTTTAAAATGAATGTTTGTATCTGTTGTTTATAGCTCTTTACCATTCAACAGTATACCCATGTCAGCAGTCTCAAAGTTCAGATCAGTTCAGGTGGCTGACTGTTTCAACATTACAGGGTGAAGATTTTCGTTGGTTCCTGTGT
Protein-coding sequences here:
- the LOC139278006 gene encoding potassium voltage-gated channel subfamily A member 5-like, encoding MNAAGLPEHLLKAVDQGPPVDNLPLLEMNRSERVVINIAGLKYETQLGTLSQFPDSLLGDPEKRMRYFDPLKNEYFFDRNRPCFDGILYFYQSGGRIRRPVNVSIDMFADEIRFYKLGPEAMERFREDEGFIKEEEKPMPEQEFQKQLWLLFEYPESSSPARGIAIVSVLVIVISIIIFCLETLPEFRDDRYSAVNLPLNATQNQINSSLSDPFFIIETTCVVWFTLELMVRFFACPSKPAFARDIMNIIDIVAIFPYFITLGTELAEQQSNGQQAMSLAILRVIRLVRVFRIFKLSRHSKGLQILGQTLKASMRELGLLIFFLFIGVILFSSAVYFAEADEPRSHFSSIPDAFWWAVVTMTTVGYGDMKPVTVGGKIVGSLCAIAGVLTIALPVPVIVSNFNYFYHRETDNEEQAQYLKDDIDDNPSEELKKSRTSLGKTFESSDGVNNGAGAHLKANSTPDIRKSLYALCLDPNTETDL